One genomic window of Magnolia sinica isolate HGM2019 chromosome 3, MsV1, whole genome shotgun sequence includes the following:
- the LOC131239285 gene encoding chromophore lyase CRL, chloroplastic isoform X2, producing the protein MTGPDKNGPTRVRGLVLKALVLIGGALLIKRFSKSTTRWDHARIVAESLCGEKFSREQARRDPVNYFNLRMLTCPATEMVDGSRVLYFEQAFWRTPQKPFRQLSSYAIRDAEEYKNFCDRPKDQRPQPDEVIGDIAEHLITIHLSRCERGKRCLYEGSTPSGGFPNSWSGAAYCTSDLALLKHNEIHTWDRGYDDEGNQVWGVKGGPYEFKPAPTSTASGFDDMFSPLNFLPPISLEKRIEDSFVV; encoded by the exons ATGACGGGACCCGATAAGAACGGGCcgacccgagtgagggggctggtGCTGAAAGCTCtggttctgatcggcggggcgcTTCTCATCAAGAGATTCTCCAAGTCCACCACTCGTTGGGATCATGCCCGCATTGTCGCGGAATCCCTATGCGGTGAGAAG TTTTCACGGGAACAAGCTCGCAGGGATCCCGTTAACTATTTCAATTTGAG AATGCTTACATGCCCAGCAACAGAGATGGTCGATGGTTCAAGGGTTTTATATTTTGAACAA GCATTTTGGAGAACTCCTCAGAAGCCCTTTCGACAA CTGAGTTCCTATGCCATTAGGGATGCTGAGGAGTACAAAAACTTCTGTGATCGGCCAAAGGATCAGCGACCACAGCCTGATGAAGTTATCGGA GATATTGCCGAACATCTGATAACCATTCATCTCTCGCGCTGCGAACGTGGAAAGCGCTGCTTATATGAAGGTTCAACCCCTTCTGGCGGTTTCCCTAATTCATGG AGTGGTGCGGCATACTGCACTTCAGATCTTGCGCTCCTTAAACATAACGAAATACATACATGGGATAGGGGTTATGACGATGAAGGAAATCAA GTTTGGGGAGTGAAGGGAGGTCCGTATGAGTTCAAGCCCGCTCCGACATCAACTGCATCGGGCTTTGATGACATGTTTTCCCCTCTAAATTTCCTACCGCCTATCTCATTGGAGAAGAGGATAGAAGATTCGTTTGTCGTGTAG
- the LOC131239284 gene encoding sterol 14-demethylase, giving the protein MDSLKENKFMNAGLIFLATIVFAKVMSAIMIARARKRLPPTVKAWPVLGGLARFMKGPVVMLREEYPKLGSVFTLNFLNKNITFFIGPEVSAHFFKAPESDLSQQEVYQFNVPTFGPGVVFDVDYSVRQEQFRFFTESLRVTKLKGYVDQMVVEAEDYFSKWGDTGEVDLKYELEHLIILTASRCLLGREVRDMLFEDVSALFHDLDNGMLPISVIFPYLPIPAHRRRDRARAKLAEIFANIISSRKCASKSENDMLQCFIESKYKDGRPTTDNEVTGLLIAALFAGQHTSSITSTWTGAYLLRHKEYLSAVTEEQKSLMKKHGNKVDHDILSEMDTLYRCIKEALRLHPPLILLMRSSHSDFTVKTREGKEYDIPKGHIVATSPAFANRLPYIYQDPDKYDPDRFAPGREEDKAAGAFSYISFGGGRHGCLGEPFAYLQIKAIWSHLLRNFELELVSPFPENDWNAMVVGVKGKVMVRYKRRQLTVE; this is encoded by the exons ATGGATTCACTGAAGGAGAATAAGTTCATGAATGCTGGCCTCATCTTTCTAGCAACAATTGTGTTTGCAAAAGTCATGTCCGCCATTATGATTGCTAGGGCTAGGAAACGTCTCCCTCCTACTGTCAAGGCGTGGCCGGTTCTTGGGGGACTTGCTCGGTTTATGAAAGGCCCGGTCGTGATGCTTAgggaagaatatccaaagcttggGAGCGTATTCACATTGAATTTTTTGAACAAGAACATCACATTTTTCATTGGGCCTGAGGTGTCAGCACATTTTTTCAAGGCCCCAGAATCTGATCTTAGCCAGCAAGAGGTGTACCAGTTTAATGTGCCCACTTTCGGTCCAGGTGTTGTTTTTGATGTTGACTATTCAGTGCGACAAGAGCAGTTTCGGTTCTTCACAGAGTCTCTGAGGGTGACCAAGTTGAAGGGCTATGTAGATCAGATGGTTGTTGAGGCAGAG GACTACTTCTCAAAGTGGGGCGACACTGGTGAAGTGGACCTAAAATACGAGCTGGAGCACCTCATCATCTTGACGGCTAGCCGATGCCTCTTGGGTAGGGAGGTGAGGGACATGCTATTTGAAGATGTCTCTGCCCTCTTCCATGACCTCGACAATGGCATGCTCCCTATCAGTGTCATCTTCCCATATCTCCCAATCCCTGCTCACCGCCGCCGGGACCGGGCCCGAGCGAAGCTCGCAGAAATATTCGCGAACATCATCTCTTCTCGTAAGTGTGCCAGCAAGTCGGAGAATGACATGTTGCAGTGCTTCATTGAGTCAAAGTACAAGGACGGCCGCCCGACGACCGACAATGAGGTCACTGGCCTCCTCATTGCTGCCCTTTTTGCCGGGCAGCACACCAGCTCCATCACCTCCACCTGGACTGGGGCCTACCTTCTCCGCCACAAGGAATACCTCTCAGCTGTGACTGAAGAGCAGAAGAGCCTGATGAAAAAGCACGGGAATAAGGTTGACCATGACATCTTATCGGAAATGGACACTCTTTATCGGTGCATTAAAGAGGCCCTTAGGCTCCACCCTCCATTGATACTCCTGATGCGTAGCTCGCACAGCGACTTCACCGTGAAGACGCGGGAAGGAAAGGAGTATGACATCCCAAAGGGCCACATTGTGGCCACTTCACCTGCTTTTGCCAACCGGCTTCCTTACATTTACCAGGACCCGGACAAGTACGACCCTGACCGGTTTGCACCAGGCAGGGAAGAGGACAAGGCTGCAGGTGCATTTTCCTACATTTCGTTCGGCGGTGGCAGGCATGGGTGCCTCGGGGAGCCATTCGCATACCTGCAGATAAAGGCGATATGGAGCCATTTGCTTCGAAACTTCGAATTGGAGCTCGTATCTCCTTTCCCAGAGAATGACTGGAATGCCATGGTCGTGGGCGTGAAGGGGAAGGTGATGGTTCGCTACAAGCGTCGGCAGCTCACCGTTGAGTGA
- the LOC131239285 gene encoding chromophore lyase CRL, chloroplastic isoform X1, whose translation MTGPDKNGPTRVRGLVLKALVLIGGALLIKRFSKSTTRWDHARIVAESLCGEKFSREQARRDPVNYFNLRMLTCPATEMVDGSRVLYFEQAFWRTPQKPFRQRFYMVKPCPKEMKCDVELSSYAIRDAEEYKNFCDRPKDQRPQPDEVIGDIAEHLITIHLSRCERGKRCLYEGSTPSGGFPNSWSGAAYCTSDLALLKHNEIHTWDRGYDDEGNQVWGVKGGPYEFKPAPTSTASGFDDMFSPLNFLPPISLEKRIEDSFVV comes from the exons ATGACGGGACCCGATAAGAACGGGCcgacccgagtgagggggctggtGCTGAAAGCTCtggttctgatcggcggggcgcTTCTCATCAAGAGATTCTCCAAGTCCACCACTCGTTGGGATCATGCCCGCATTGTCGCGGAATCCCTATGCGGTGAGAAG TTTTCACGGGAACAAGCTCGCAGGGATCCCGTTAACTATTTCAATTTGAG AATGCTTACATGCCCAGCAACAGAGATGGTCGATGGTTCAAGGGTTTTATATTTTGAACAA GCATTTTGGAGAACTCCTCAGAAGCCCTTTCGACAA AGATTTTATATGGTGAAGCCCTGTCCAAAAGAGATGAAATGTGATGTTgag CTGAGTTCCTATGCCATTAGGGATGCTGAGGAGTACAAAAACTTCTGTGATCGGCCAAAGGATCAGCGACCACAGCCTGATGAAGTTATCGGA GATATTGCCGAACATCTGATAACCATTCATCTCTCGCGCTGCGAACGTGGAAAGCGCTGCTTATATGAAGGTTCAACCCCTTCTGGCGGTTTCCCTAATTCATGG AGTGGTGCGGCATACTGCACTTCAGATCTTGCGCTCCTTAAACATAACGAAATACATACATGGGATAGGGGTTATGACGATGAAGGAAATCAA GTTTGGGGAGTGAAGGGAGGTCCGTATGAGTTCAAGCCCGCTCCGACATCAACTGCATCGGGCTTTGATGACATGTTTTCCCCTCTAAATTTCCTACCGCCTATCTCATTGGAGAAGAGGATAGAAGATTCGTTTGTCGTGTAG